Proteins from a genomic interval of Methanococcoides sp. AM1:
- a CDS encoding cation:proton antiporter has product MESFIINNLTIIFGLSIAILYFCHRLHIPIIVGFLFTGMLLGPHGYGLIDAIEEVEVLAEIGIVLLLFTIGVELSLKDLWSIKRAVLIGGSIQVLLTIAVVYFISSWIGAGFAESVFIGFLFSLSSTAIVLKLLQKRGELHAPHGRLSLAILLYQDVIVVPMILVTPFLAGVGSAGDAALLPIIAKGIGLVVLVMASAKWIVPTVLYQITKTRDSELFFLSIIVVCLSVAWLTSSMGLSLALGAFLAGLIISESEYSHQALSNLIPFRDIFMSFFFISIGMLLDIGHFFEAPVLFILVAAGVLLLKSVIAGFASYLLGFPMRTAILGGLALAQVGEFSFVLSRFGLEYGILDQNVYQLFLVVSILTMAVTSSVMSLSPRVADRVVNLPLPSKLKCGFHPGAMEDVLSKKTHLEDHLIIAGFGFNGRTVAKAATVAGIPYIVLDTNPETVRKEQLKGELVYYGDSSQKGVLEHADIKNARVLVVCISDPAGTRRTVALSRKLNPNLHIITRTQYLQEMEPLYSLGANEVIPEEFETSIEIFVRLMKRYLIPKDEIDKLVSEIRSDGYEMFRTLSGTMNIYDMEVDIPEMNITNVRVKASSYVVGKTLTQLGLRKKYGVTILAIRRNSEILASPDANISLISGDVVVLMGTPEMISKADPLFAGGDVE; this is encoded by the coding sequence ATGGAATCTTTCATAATAAATAATCTTACAATCATTTTCGGTCTTTCCATTGCGATCCTTTATTTCTGTCACCGTCTTCATATACCCATAATTGTCGGATTTCTTTTCACGGGTATGCTATTAGGTCCTCATGGCTATGGTCTCATAGATGCCATTGAAGAAGTAGAAGTACTTGCCGAGATCGGTATCGTACTGTTGCTTTTTACCATCGGTGTTGAGCTATCTTTAAAGGATCTCTGGAGCATAAAGCGGGCTGTTCTGATCGGTGGCTCCATTCAGGTGCTGCTTACAATAGCAGTTGTATATTTCATATCTTCGTGGATAGGGGCCGGTTTTGCGGAATCTGTTTTTATTGGTTTTTTGTTCTCTCTTAGTAGTACGGCTATCGTGCTCAAGCTTTTGCAGAAGCGGGGCGAGTTGCATGCTCCTCATGGACGTTTGTCTCTTGCAATCCTGCTTTATCAGGATGTTATTGTGGTTCCAATGATTCTGGTGACTCCGTTCTTAGCAGGGGTGGGTTCTGCCGGAGATGCAGCACTTCTTCCCATAATTGCAAAAGGTATAGGCCTGGTCGTTCTGGTCATGGCCAGTGCGAAGTGGATCGTTCCAACCGTTCTCTATCAGATCACAAAGACCCGCGATTCAGAGCTTTTCTTCCTGAGCATCATTGTCGTATGCCTTTCAGTCGCATGGCTGACATCCAGCATGGGCCTGTCCCTGGCATTAGGTGCTTTTCTTGCAGGTTTGATCATTTCTGAATCCGAGTACAGCCATCAGGCACTTAGTAATCTCATTCCTTTCCGTGATATTTTCATGAGCTTCTTCTTTATTTCCATAGGGATGCTGCTTGACATCGGTCACTTCTTTGAGGCTCCGGTATTGTTCATACTTGTGGCTGCCGGGGTACTGCTGTTAAAATCAGTCATAGCTGGCTTTGCATCCTACTTACTTGGATTTCCTATGCGTACAGCAATTCTGGGCGGACTTGCACTTGCACAGGTTGGTGAGTTCTCATTCGTTCTGTCCAGATTCGGTTTGGAATATGGTATTCTTGATCAGAATGTGTACCAGCTGTTCCTTGTGGTTTCTATCCTTACAATGGCAGTAACTTCATCTGTCATGTCACTTTCACCCAGGGTCGCGGACAGGGTAGTGAACCTACCTCTGCCATCAAAGCTCAAATGTGGTTTTCACCCCGGGGCGATGGAGGATGTTCTGAGCAAAAAGACCCATCTTGAAGATCATCTGATCATTGCAGGATTTGGGTTCAATGGCAGGACCGTTGCAAAGGCAGCAACAGTGGCAGGAATTCCTTATATAGTTCTCGACACCAATCCGGAAACCGTGAGAAAGGAACAGCTAAAAGGTGAATTGGTATATTATGGTGATTCTTCCCAGAAAGGTGTACTGGAGCATGCGGACATCAAGAATGCAAGGGTACTTGTGGTATGTATATCCGATCCGGCGGGAACCCGAAGAACGGTTGCACTTTCCCGGAAATTAAATCCCAATCTGCACATTATTACGCGTACGCAGTATCTGCAGGAAATGGAACCTTTGTATTCACTGGGTGCAAATGAGGTCATTCCGGAGGAGTTTGAGACATCCATCGAGATTTTTGTAAGATTGATGAAGAGATATCTTATTCCAAAGGATGAGATCGATAAATTGGTTTCAGAGATACGATCAGACGGTTATGAGATGTTCAGGACGTTGTCAGGTACGATGAACATCTATGACATGGAAGTTGATATTCCGGAAATGAACATTACGAATGTAAGGGTAAAGGCATCTTCATATGTGGTTGGAAAAACACTAACTCAGCTTGGCCTGAGAAAGAAATATGGCGTAACGATACTTGCGATCCGACGGAACTCAGAAATTCTTGCAAGTCCGGATGCTAATATTTCCCTGATCTCAGGTGACGTGGTCGTACTGATGGGTACGCCTGAAATGATCTCAAAAGCAGATCCGCTATTTGCGGGCGGGGATGTGGAATAA
- a CDS encoding tyrosine--tRNA ligase, with product MEKIDLIKRNVQEIVTEAELTTLLETKEHPSAYTGYEPSGKIHMGHVLTVNKLMDLQKAGFEITVLLADVHAYLNQKGTMEEVRKTADYNKECFLALGLDPEKTNFVYGSDFQLSPEYMLNVLKLTQSTSLNRAKRSMDEVGRKMEDPKVSQMVYPIMQAVDIALLGVDVAVGGIDQRKIHMLAREGLPGLGFKAPLCIHTPILLGLDGTKMSSSNENYISVDDDAASITKKLKKAFCPAGVIEDNPMLELFKYHIMPRYDEIVFERPEKFGGDLVCKSYAELETVFADGSLHPMDLKNGAGKYINEILDPVRAVLG from the coding sequence ATGGAAAAGATCGACCTTATTAAAAGAAATGTACAGGAGATTGTCACAGAAGCGGAGCTTACAACATTGCTGGAAACCAAGGAACACCCTTCAGCATATACCGGCTACGAACCTAGTGGGAAGATCCACATGGGTCACGTTCTTACTGTGAACAAGCTGATGGACCTTCAGAAAGCAGGATTCGAGATCACTGTTCTTCTTGCGGATGTTCATGCCTACCTGAACCAGAAAGGTACCATGGAAGAAGTGCGCAAGACTGCGGACTACAACAAGGAATGTTTCCTTGCACTGGGACTTGATCCGGAAAAGACTAATTTCGTATATGGCTCTGATTTCCAGCTTTCTCCCGAATACATGCTCAATGTGCTCAAGCTCACCCAGTCCACTTCACTGAACAGGGCGAAGAGAAGCATGGATGAGGTCGGAAGAAAGATGGAAGATCCAAAGGTTTCCCAGATGGTCTACCCGATCATGCAGGCTGTCGATATCGCACTTCTCGGAGTAGATGTTGCAGTAGGTGGTATTGACCAGAGAAAGATCCACATGCTTGCAAGGGAAGGTCTTCCAGGACTTGGCTTCAAGGCCCCCTTATGTATCCACACTCCTATACTTCTCGGACTGGATGGTACTAAAATGTCATCATCCAACGAGAACTACATTTCAGTGGATGATGATGCAGCATCCATTACTAAGAAGCTTAAGAAAGCATTCTGTCCTGCAGGTGTTATTGAAGATAATCCGATGCTTGAGCTATTCAAGTATCACATAATGCCCCGCTACGATGAGATCGTCTTCGAAAGGCCGGAAAAGTTTGGTGGCGACCTTGTATGCAAGAGCTATGCAGAACTTGAGACAGTATTTGCAGACGGAAGTCTTCACCCAATGGACCTGAAGAACGGTGCCGGCAAGTACATCAATGAGATACTTGACCCTGTAAGGGCAGTTCTTGGATAA
- a CDS encoding tRNA(His) guanylyltransferase Thg1 family protein: MKQREIYSGLRCIPPVIIRVDGRTFKHTLSRLGCEKPYDERFASAMADSLELFFKKSGMSAALAYTFSDEASILFFDLPFDGRVEKLDSVVASYLSSAFTIKMGLDEPVSFDSRIIPIEKGQVPEYLIWRQNEAWRNCVSSYGYYTLRSEGLNESEAAAAIRGKKAQYIHEMLFQRGINLDKVPSWQKRGVVIHKTEYHKTGFDPVKNEKTRSKRSKVVQDWDIPMFSSEEGDDFLKKYLGR, translated from the coding sequence ATGAAACAGCGGGAGATCTATTCAGGTCTGCGCTGCATTCCTCCTGTTATCATACGCGTTGATGGCAGGACGTTCAAACATACGCTGTCACGGCTTGGTTGCGAAAAGCCGTATGATGAAAGGTTTGCATCTGCCATGGCAGATTCTCTGGAACTTTTCTTCAAAAAAAGCGGAATGAGTGCAGCGTTAGCATATACTTTTTCTGATGAGGCGAGCATTCTTTTCTTTGACCTGCCTTTTGATGGCAGGGTAGAGAAGCTTGATTCTGTGGTCGCCAGCTACCTTAGCAGTGCTTTTACCATAAAGATGGGTCTCGACGAGCCTGTGTCCTTTGATTCCCGGATCATTCCGATCGAAAAAGGGCAGGTCCCGGAGTACCTGATCTGGCGCCAGAACGAGGCCTGGAGAAATTGTGTAAGTTCATATGGGTACTACACGCTGCGTTCGGAAGGCCTGAACGAAAGTGAAGCTGCGGCTGCTATCAGGGGCAAGAAAGCTCAGTATATACATGAGATGCTGTTCCAGCGTGGCATAAACCTTGATAAGGTCCCATCATGGCAAAAAAGGGGTGTTGTCATACACAAGACCGAGTATCATAAGACCGGTTTTGACCCCGTGAAAAATGAAAAGACCCGGAGCAAAAGGTCTAAAGTGGTCCAGGATTGGGATATTCCCATGTTCTCGTCTGAGGAAGGGGATGATTTTTTGAAAAAATATTTGGGTCGCTGA
- a CDS encoding PRC-barrel domain-containing protein, translating to MRADITSLFGLNVYTNQGTYVGKVNDLVFDVDERVVSGLALSDINRDIFDVATRGVILPYRWVVTTGDIVLIRDIVKRFKKPAKEEEKED from the coding sequence ATGCGCGCAGATATAACATCACTGTTTGGGTTAAATGTGTATACGAATCAGGGTACGTATGTGGGAAAAGTGAACGATCTCGTTTTTGATGTGGATGAGAGGGTCGTTTCCGGCCTTGCTCTTTCAGACATCAACCGTGACATCTTCGATGTTGCAACAAGAGGGGTCATCCTTCCATACCGCTGGGTGGTAACTACAGGGGATATTGTCCTCATACGTGATATCGTTAAAAGGTTCAAGAAACCTGCAAAAGAGGAAGAAAAAGAAGACTGA
- a CDS encoding ribonuclease H-like domain-containing protein, producing MLTSTYIHIPGIGKTIEKRIWESGHSQWDEYLEHQDYISIPATRKERIEKGISESKDHLKMRDFEYFANCLPGAEHWRAFEHFSDSVAYVDIETTGLSANSSCITVVGIYDGKDAKTYVKGINLDDIVEELEKYELLVSFNGARFDLPFIKHEFPEINFNQLHVDLMYPLRRIGLTGGLKAIEKKLGIQRTDDTVDITGFDAVRLWHEYEHGNEESLDLLLEYNREDIVNLKTIIMQTYPQFIERTFQKTLGK from the coding sequence ATGCTTACAAGCACCTACATACATATTCCCGGCATAGGGAAAACAATTGAAAAACGCATATGGGAGAGCGGGCACTCCCAGTGGGACGAATACCTGGAACACCAGGACTACATTTCAATACCTGCAACGAGAAAAGAGAGGATCGAAAAGGGGATCAGTGAATCGAAGGATCACCTTAAGATGAGGGATTTTGAATACTTCGCCAATTGCCTCCCGGGTGCAGAACACTGGAGAGCTTTTGAGCATTTCTCGGATTCTGTCGCTTATGTTGATATTGAGACTACCGGCCTGTCTGCAAATAGTTCCTGCATTACCGTGGTCGGGATCTACGACGGAAAGGATGCGAAAACATATGTCAAAGGCATTAACCTTGATGATATCGTGGAAGAGCTGGAAAAATACGAGCTTCTGGTCTCATTTAACGGAGCGCGCTTCGACCTGCCGTTCATCAAGCACGAATTCCCTGAAATAAATTTCAACCAGCTTCACGTCGATCTTATGTATCCGCTGCGCCGCATTGGACTCACAGGAGGACTTAAGGCCATCGAGAAAAAGCTGGGGATACAGCGAACTGATGATACGGTCGACATCACCGGCTTCGATGCGGTAAGGCTGTGGCATGAATACGAGCATGGAAATGAGGAATCACTTGACCTTCTTCTTGAATACAACCGGGAAGATATTGTCAACCTAAAGACCATTATCATGCAAACGTACCCGCAGTTCATCGAAAGGACATTCCAGAAAACCCTCGGAAAATGA
- the uvrC gene encoding excinuclease ABC subunit UvrC yields the protein MKPDISNIPNLPGVYLMKDGSDNIIYIGKAKSLKKRVSQYFQSGKNHSSKTRAMVRKIEDIDYIVTDSEVEALILEANLVKKNRPHYNIDLKDDKRYPYVKVTVNKKFPRIFITRKRLMDGALYFGPYTNVKPVRRTLDMISQVFRIKRCNRKVDGKRTRPCLNYHIERCYAPCNGSISEEEYRRNVMEAVKFFKGETSGIINSLQEKMQEHAKAQEFEAAAVMRDQIAALKSLSEQQTATAGNNDSDLIATAADEDNIFVQIFYIRDGNMVGKADFSLSWGDAAGNITRIVAEFIKQYYQDAPVPPEILVQYPIPEKELITKWLSEKASRSVSIQVPARGDKKKLLDMAARNAVMTMEQSHIKRSDRENALQALVQLRDELSLPTLPVQIEGFDISNISGTDAVGSLVVFNNGMPAKDKYRHFNIKTVKGIDDFAMMAEVVKRRYKKQKNEDNKMPDLILIDGGPGQVGAAMGSLKELGLDIPLVGLAKRFEHIIVPKEGEDDVVILPHTSDALRMLMQVRDESHRFAVSSHRRRRTARLSHSELDSIPSIGLSRKKALLNHFGSIEKIRRASVEELAEIEGISGGLAEKIAEHFKNKQD from the coding sequence ATGAAACCGGACATATCCAATATTCCTAACCTGCCGGGCGTCTACCTGATGAAGGACGGCTCCGACAACATCATCTACATCGGAAAGGCAAAATCCCTGAAGAAAAGGGTCAGCCAGTACTTCCAGTCCGGAAAGAACCATTCTTCAAAGACCAGGGCAATGGTCAGGAAGATCGAGGACATCGACTACATTGTCACCGATTCCGAAGTTGAGGCATTGATACTTGAGGCCAATCTTGTAAAGAAGAACAGGCCGCATTACAACATCGACCTGAAAGATGACAAACGTTATCCTTACGTCAAGGTCACGGTCAACAAGAAATTCCCGAGGATATTCATAACACGCAAGAGGCTAATGGACGGAGCCCTTTATTTCGGGCCTTATACAAACGTCAAGCCTGTACGCCGTACACTTGACATGATCTCGCAGGTGTTCAGGATCAAGCGGTGTAACCGGAAGGTAGACGGGAAGAGAACACGTCCCTGTCTTAATTATCATATCGAACGCTGCTATGCGCCATGCAACGGTTCCATTTCAGAAGAAGAATACCGCAGGAACGTTATGGAGGCAGTGAAGTTCTTCAAAGGGGAGACCTCAGGAATTATCAATTCCCTTCAGGAAAAAATGCAGGAGCATGCAAAAGCACAGGAGTTCGAAGCTGCTGCTGTGATGCGTGACCAGATAGCCGCCCTCAAAAGCCTGTCCGAGCAGCAGACAGCTACCGCCGGCAACAATGACAGTGACCTCATAGCCACGGCAGCTGATGAGGATAACATATTCGTGCAGATATTCTATATCCGTGACGGGAACATGGTCGGTAAGGCTGACTTCTCACTTTCATGGGGAGATGCAGCGGGAAATATCACCAGGATCGTCGCGGAGTTCATTAAGCAATATTACCAGGATGCACCGGTGCCTCCGGAGATCCTTGTGCAATATCCTATACCTGAAAAAGAACTTATCACAAAATGGCTCTCCGAAAAAGCATCCAGAAGTGTCAGTATACAGGTGCCTGCAAGAGGAGATAAGAAAAAACTACTCGACATGGCTGCAAGGAATGCGGTCATGACAATGGAACAATCACATATCAAGAGAAGTGACAGGGAAAATGCCCTGCAGGCACTGGTACAGCTTCGTGATGAACTCTCACTTCCTACCCTGCCGGTACAAATAGAGGGCTTTGACATATCCAACATATCAGGAACTGATGCCGTAGGATCACTTGTAGTATTTAACAATGGAATGCCTGCAAAGGATAAGTACAGGCATTTCAACATCAAGACCGTAAAGGGCATCGATGACTTTGCCATGATGGCAGAAGTGGTCAAACGCCGGTACAAGAAGCAGAAAAATGAGGACAACAAAATGCCTGACCTGATCCTCATTGACGGTGGCCCGGGACAGGTTGGTGCAGCAATGGGATCGCTTAAGGAACTGGGACTGGACATCCCCCTGGTCGGTCTGGCAAAAAGGTTCGAGCACATCATTGTCCCGAAGGAAGGGGAGGATGATGTTGTCATACTTCCACATACTTCTGATGCGCTCAGGATGCTCATGCAGGTAAGGGATGAATCCCACCGCTTTGCAGTTTCTTCACATCGGAGAAGAAGGACTGCAAGGTTGTCCCATTCGGAACTGGATTCAATACCAAGCATCGGTTTGTCCAGAAAGAAAGCACTATTGAACCATTTTGGGTCCATTGAGAAGATAAGACGGGCGTCTGTGGAAGAGCTTGCGGAAATAGAAGGTATCAGCGGAGGGCTTGCTGAGAAGATCGCAGAGCATTTCAAGAACAAGCAGGATTGA
- a CDS encoding YkgJ family cysteine cluster protein, with the protein MEVNSIEEQIKDTKKELEEMLAYPDEKLIDIIKEVGFECDLCARCCTKEFNDHVFLLDKDTEFIKSIDPGLIKPAPYYEFCDQNGRFYVSGYALRTKEDGSCVMLENKRCTMYDRRLTICRLYPYMLHRETDEEGNLDWRQISGLNEHGCYHSEISDDEAEKIAADTKAYEEAYLRQQIEFFEKVRDHFKKNGLRHVKSIYDRKMRAFSKGEEIEVYVYYKDELELSRASIDD; encoded by the coding sequence ATGGAAGTTAATTCTATAGAAGAACAGATCAAGGATACAAAGAAGGAACTGGAGGAAATGCTTGCATACCCTGATGAAAAGCTGATCGATATCATCAAGGAAGTAGGTTTTGAATGTGACCTCTGTGCAAGGTGCTGTACTAAAGAGTTCAACGACCATGTTTTCCTGCTCGACAAGGATACAGAGTTCATTAAAAGTATTGATCCGGGCCTTATCAAGCCTGCACCTTATTACGAGTTCTGCGACCAGAACGGGCGATTCTATGTTTCAGGATACGCACTGAGAACAAAGGAAGATGGAAGCTGTGTCATGCTTGAGAACAAAAGATGTACTATGTATGACAGAAGGCTCACAATCTGTCGGCTCTACCCTTACATGCTCCACAGGGAAACAGATGAGGAAGGAAACCTTGACTGGAGACAGATATCCGGACTTAACGAGCATGGGTGCTACCACTCCGAAATATCGGATGATGAAGCTGAAAAGATAGCTGCAGACACTAAAGCATATGAGGAAGCATACCTTCGTCAGCAGATCGAATTCTTTGAGAAAGTCAGGGATCACTTCAAAAAGAACGGACTTCGCCATGTCAAATCGATCTATGACAGGAAGATGCGTGCTTTTTCCAAAGGCGAAGAGATCGAAGTTTACGTATATTACAAGGACGAACTCGAGCTTTCACGAGCATCCATTGATGACTGA